A portion of the Thermoleophilaceae bacterium genome contains these proteins:
- a CDS encoding sigma-70 family RNA polymerase sigma factor: protein MSGASIRLPHDDRLARLAATGDRDAFASIYRRHHQGLYRYCRSILGNDEDAADALQNTMASAMQALSGERRDVALKPWLYRVAHNESVSLLRRRRPQATIEAADATPGPTLEGTAESRERLRQLVADLRELPERQRGALLMRELSGLSYADVAAALGVSAGAAKQSVFEARTALHELSEGRAMACDSVRRSISDRDGRVLRGRRVRSHLRDCLGCRDFRDAIDSRGADLQPLAPPLPVLAAAGLLERLLGGGGGDGPGGGLGTSEIGADAALGQAAAMAGAGTGAAGPGGWIAGALGGSVAAKGVATVAATLAVGAGAAGLAVSPGEEARPAAEASGQAPGDPGNAAGLESGDDGDGRRRSASKERADRVRDGRKGSDRDRESDRIDRGDRGDESDAAEAPRGGTRPGGNAPSRERGHRPGRPPSGEDRRGPPAGAERPDGAGPPSGGGLPEPAEQHAGGQVPDQGAGAPGSQAPAGAPEPGAPSLPDRGAGAAPGAGAPAPPDLVPDVGP from the coding sequence ATGTCCGGGGCCTCCATACGCCTGCCGCACGACGATCGCCTGGCGCGCCTTGCCGCGACCGGCGATCGCGACGCGTTCGCGTCGATCTACCGGCGCCACCATCAGGGCCTCTACCGCTACTGCCGCTCGATCCTCGGCAACGACGAGGATGCGGCCGACGCGCTCCAGAACACGATGGCGAGCGCGATGCAGGCGCTCTCGGGGGAGCGGCGCGACGTGGCGCTCAAGCCGTGGCTCTACCGCGTCGCCCACAACGAATCGGTCTCGCTGCTGCGCCGGCGCCGGCCGCAGGCCACGATCGAGGCGGCCGACGCGACCCCCGGGCCGACACTCGAGGGCACCGCGGAGTCCCGCGAGCGGCTGCGCCAGCTCGTGGCGGACCTGCGGGAGCTGCCGGAACGCCAGCGGGGAGCGCTGCTCATGCGCGAGCTGAGCGGCCTGTCCTACGCGGACGTGGCCGCCGCCCTGGGCGTCTCGGCAGGCGCGGCGAAGCAGAGCGTGTTCGAGGCGCGCACCGCGCTCCACGAGCTCTCGGAGGGTCGCGCCATGGCGTGTGATTCCGTGCGCCGCTCGATCTCCGACCGCGACGGCCGCGTGCTGCGCGGGCGGCGGGTCCGGTCGCACCTGCGCGACTGCTTGGGGTGCCGTGACTTCCGTGACGCCATCGACTCCCGCGGCGCCGATCTTCAGCCGCTCGCTCCGCCGCTGCCGGTCCTTGCCGCCGCCGGGCTGCTCGAGCGCCTGCTTGGCGGCGGGGGCGGCGATGGCCCGGGTGGCGGGCTCGGCACATCCGAGATCGGCGCCGATGCCGCTCTCGGCCAAGCCGCAGCGATGGCCGGGGCGGGCACGGGCGCGGCGGGGCCGGGAGGGTGGATCGCGGGTGCGCTCGGTGGCTCCGTGGCCGCCAAGGGCGTCGCTACCGTGGCGGCCACGCTGGCCGTCGGGGCGGGAGCTGCGGGCCTCGCCGTATCTCCGGGCGAGGAGGCCCGTCCCGCTGCCGAGGCCAGTGGCCAGGCGCCTGGCGACCCGGGGAATGCGGCCGGGCTCGAGTCCGGCGACGACGGCGACGGTCGCCGGCGGAGCGCATCGAAGGAGCGCGCGGACCGCGTGCGCGACGGGCGGAAGGGCAGCGATCGCGATCGCGAGAGCGACCGGATCGACCGCGGTGATCGCGGCGACGAGAGCGATGCAGCCGAAGCTCCGCGCGGTGGCACGCGGCCGGGCGGGAACGCTCCGTCGCGTGAGCGCGGCCACCGCCCTGGGCGCCCGCCCTCCGGCGAGGATCGCCGGGGTCCGCCGGCCGGCGCCGAGCGCCCGGACGGCGCCGGGCCCCCGAGCGGTGGCGGCCTGCCGGAGCCGGCTGAGCAGCACGCGGGTGGCCAGGTACCCGACCAGGGCGCCGGCGCCCCCGGATCGCAGGCACCCGCCGGTGCTCCGGAGCCGGGGGCTCCCTCGCTCCCGGATCGCGGCGCGGGAGCGGCGCCCGGCGCGGGCGCGCCGGCACCGCCGGACCTGGTGCCCGACGTGGGCCCATAG
- a CDS encoding EAL domain-containing protein: MDIRPRGRLRGRRVTDALGLSVLEAALDCIVIVDADGRILEFNPAAERTFGHARNAAIGRDAAELLLPPRIRSESRRHFLTGPGSRRRVELVAMRAGGAEFPVELTSAPTDVSGHAALTAFIRDISDRRRVEAREAAVAELGRRGLEGAEVTELMRDAADTVVRALGVALAVALECEDGGLALRAWSGLPLGSAAAAAGASSDSPERGEAMRLRAPVVVTDWRTEKRFERPAFLRDMGVRSGVTVPVEGRAEPFGALSVYATEPGRFGPDDVHFLQAVTNVLAAAMERARAEEETIHRSLHDSLTGLPNRALLLDRIGGAVNRARRRHLTPAVFFLDLDNFKVINDSLGHHAGDQLLTEVAPRLRDAVRPGDTVARFGGDEFVVLCDDVPSEGDVEAIAERILSAFERPFDVAARELFVTPSVGIAVASGPDQQPAALIRDADAAMYRAKEQGRGRYELFDAAMRERVSGRLKIEASLRGVADRGELHAFYQPLVELSGGIVGAEALLRWEHPVWGWLRPGEFIPIAEESDLIVPMGEWILREACRQAAAWGAGPAPSLAGPLSLSVNLSARQLSRPELPQMVERIVGEAGVDPGQIALEITETALMADGDAPIRRLRALKDLGLQIVLDDFGTGYSSLTYLSRLPIDVLKLDRSFVARLGTEDGAAAAAIITAVVHMSQALDLSVVAEGVETADQVDRLADLGCAVAQGYHFARPMAAPAFGELLKGGAPGADATLTDAHADLSLRRPRGHLGRPPAPPRARLAPLEP, encoded by the coding sequence ATGGACATCCGACCCCGCGGCAGGCTGCGCGGCAGGCGCGTCACCGATGCGCTCGGACTGTCCGTGCTCGAGGCCGCGCTCGACTGCATCGTCATCGTGGACGCCGACGGGCGGATCCTCGAGTTCAACCCGGCGGCCGAGCGCACCTTCGGCCACGCCCGCAACGCTGCGATCGGTCGTGACGCCGCCGAGCTGCTGCTGCCGCCCCGGATCAGGAGCGAGAGCCGCCGTCACTTCCTGACCGGGCCGGGCAGCCGCCGCCGCGTGGAGCTGGTGGCCATGCGCGCGGGAGGCGCCGAGTTCCCGGTCGAGCTCACCAGCGCGCCCACCGACGTGTCGGGGCACGCCGCGCTCACGGCCTTCATCCGCGACATCTCAGACCGTCGTCGCGTCGAGGCGCGCGAGGCGGCCGTGGCCGAGCTGGGCCGCCGCGGCCTGGAGGGCGCCGAGGTGACCGAGCTCATGCGCGACGCAGCCGACACCGTGGTCCGCGCGCTGGGCGTGGCGCTGGCGGTGGCCCTCGAGTGCGAGGACGGCGGGCTCGCGCTGCGTGCATGGTCCGGGTTGCCGCTGGGCTCCGCGGCGGCAGCGGCGGGCGCGTCGAGCGACTCTCCCGAGCGCGGCGAGGCGATGCGCCTGCGCGCCCCCGTGGTGGTCACCGACTGGCGCACCGAGAAGCGCTTCGAGCGACCGGCCTTCCTGCGTGACATGGGCGTGCGCAGCGGTGTGACGGTGCCGGTCGAGGGGCGCGCCGAGCCGTTCGGCGCGCTGTCGGTGTACGCCACCGAGCCAGGCCGCTTCGGCCCCGACGACGTGCACTTCCTCCAGGCCGTCACGAACGTCCTGGCCGCCGCGATGGAGCGCGCCCGCGCGGAGGAGGAGACGATCCACCGCTCGCTGCACGACTCGCTCACGGGCCTGCCCAACCGCGCGCTCCTGCTCGACCGCATCGGCGGCGCCGTGAACCGCGCCCGCCGCCGCCACCTCACGCCGGCTGTCTTCTTCCTCGACCTCGACAACTTCAAGGTCATCAATGACAGCCTCGGCCACCATGCGGGCGACCAGCTGCTCACGGAGGTCGCGCCGCGGCTGCGCGACGCGGTCCGCCCGGGCGACACGGTGGCGCGCTTCGGCGGTGACGAGTTCGTGGTGCTGTGCGACGACGTGCCCTCCGAGGGCGACGTGGAGGCGATCGCGGAGCGCATCCTCAGCGCGTTCGAGCGGCCCTTCGACGTGGCCGCCCGCGAGCTGTTCGTCACCCCCAGCGTGGGGATCGCGGTGGCCAGCGGGCCGGACCAGCAGCCGGCGGCGCTGATCCGCGACGCGGACGCCGCCATGTACCGCGCCAAGGAGCAGGGCCGCGGGCGCTACGAGCTCTTCGACGCCGCGATGCGCGAGCGCGTTTCCGGGCGCCTGAAGATCGAGGCGTCGCTGCGCGGCGTGGCCGACCGCGGCGAGCTGCACGCCTTCTACCAGCCGCTCGTGGAGCTCTCCGGGGGGATCGTCGGCGCCGAGGCCCTGCTGCGCTGGGAGCACCCGGTGTGGGGCTGGCTGCGCCCGGGCGAGTTCATCCCGATCGCCGAGGAGAGCGACCTGATCGTGCCGATGGGCGAGTGGATCCTGCGCGAGGCCTGCCGCCAGGCCGCCGCGTGGGGAGCCGGGCCGGCGCCCTCGCTCGCCGGGCCGCTGTCGCTGAGCGTGAACCTGTCGGCCCGTCAGCTGTCACGTCCCGAGCTGCCGCAGATGGTGGAGCGGATCGTGGGCGAAGCCGGCGTGGATCCCGGGCAGATCGCCCTGGAGATCACCGAGACCGCCCTGATGGCCGACGGCGACGCGCCGATCCGCCGGCTCCGGGCCCTCAAGGACCTCGGCCTGCAGATCGTGCTCGACGACTTCGGCACCGGCTACTCGTCGCTCACCTACCTCAGCCGCCTGCCGATCGACGTGCTCAAGCTCGACCGCTCGTTCGTGGCCCGGCTCGGGACCGAGGACGGGGCCGCCGCCGCCGCCATCATCACGGCGGTCGTGCACATGTCCCAGGCGCTCGACCTGTCCGTGGTCGCCGAGGGCGTGGAGACGGCGGACCAGGTGGACCGCCTCGCCGACCTCGGCTGCGCCGTGGCCCAGGGCTACCACTTCGCCCGGCCGATGGCGGCGCCGGCGTTCGGCGAGCTGCTCAAGGGCGGTGCGCCGGGTGCCGATGCAACGCTCACCGATGCTCACGCTGACCTTTCTCTTCGCCGGCCTCGTGGCCATCTGGGGCGGCCTCCTGCGCCCCCGCGCGCGCGCCTAGCGCCGCTGGAGCCCTAA
- a CDS encoding response regulator transcription factor gives MTVPLKTRVLLADDHEVVRSGLRMVIDTVPDLEVVAEASDGAEAVERALAEDVDLAVLDVSMPRMTGLQAAAELTRRKPDIRVLMLSMHDNERYFFEALKAGASGYVLKTAANQDLIEACRAAMRGEPFLYPAALTALIRDYLERARSGEETPEDPLSPRELEVVKLIAEGHTSEEIAEMLFISKKTVDRHRANMLEKLGMRNRVELTRYAIRRGLVEP, from the coding sequence GTGACGGTTCCCCTCAAGACCAGGGTCCTGCTCGCGGACGACCACGAGGTGGTCCGCAGCGGCCTGCGCATGGTCATCGACACCGTGCCCGACCTCGAGGTGGTGGCCGAGGCTTCCGACGGCGCCGAGGCGGTTGAGCGGGCGCTGGCCGAGGACGTGGACCTGGCCGTGCTCGACGTGTCGATGCCGCGCATGACCGGGCTGCAGGCCGCCGCCGAGCTCACGCGCCGCAAGCCCGACATCCGCGTGCTCATGCTCTCGATGCACGACAACGAGCGCTACTTCTTCGAGGCGCTCAAGGCAGGTGCGTCCGGCTATGTGCTGAAGACCGCTGCGAACCAGGATCTCATCGAGGCGTGCCGCGCGGCGATGCGCGGGGAGCCGTTCCTCTACCCGGCCGCCCTCACGGCCCTGATCCGCGACTACCTCGAGCGCGCCCGCAGCGGCGAGGAGACGCCCGAGGACCCGCTCAGCCCGCGCGAGCTCGAGGTGGTGAAGCTGATCGCCGAGGGCCACACGAGCGAGGAGATCGCGGAGATGCTCTTCATCAGCAAGAAGACCGTCGATCGTCACCGCGCAAACATGCTCGAGAAGCTGGGCATGCGAAACCGGGTGGAGCTCACCCGCTACGCGATCAGGCGTGGGCTCGTGGAGCCCTGA
- a CDS encoding universal stress protein: protein MSTTSIHGGKPARRSIIAGVDGSRQSVRAAAVAASLARGLERRLVLVHVAADPPVFPYGDLRVREAQRRRLVRRGLALLAVAASEIREEQARRRVVLSGIAHGGLQERLDAVAREEHADLLVVGARGRHPVARALLGSPSTPMGGTGSCPVLVVPPGDGDPFAGRERPRVAGLEPAQQT from the coding sequence GTGAGCACCACATCAATCCACGGTGGGAAGCCGGCACGGCGCTCGATCATCGCCGGGGTCGACGGCTCGCGTCAGTCCGTGCGAGCCGCGGCAGTGGCCGCGTCGCTGGCTCGCGGACTCGAGCGGCGCCTGGTCCTGGTCCATGTGGCGGCGGACCCGCCCGTGTTCCCGTATGGGGACCTCCGGGTTCGCGAGGCACAGCGCCGGCGACTGGTCCGCCGCGGCCTCGCGCTGCTGGCTGTCGCCGCGTCCGAGATCCGGGAGGAGCAAGCTCGCCGCCGTGTGGTTCTATCGGGGATCGCCCACGGCGGGCTGCAGGAGCGCCTGGACGCGGTGGCCCGTGAGGAGCACGCCGACCTGCTGGTGGTCGGCGCGAGGGGCCGACACCCGGTGGCGCGCGCCCTCCTCGGAAGCCCGTCCACTCCGATGGGCGGCACTGGATCCTGTCCCGTGCTCGTGGTCCCCCCGGGCGATGGCGATCCCTTCGCCGGGCGCGAGCGGCCGCGCGTGGCCGGGCTCGAGCCGGCTCAGCAGACCTGA
- a CDS encoding sensor histidine kinase, translated as MPAASRQGGVSLLWRLFAANGAVLALAVLLLAITPITITAPVATLEQVSILLVGLAVMLAIDLVLLRRVLSPLHRLTALMRAVDPDRPGRRLDDVALREAEVAELAGAFNEMLDRLEAERRESARVVLAAQERERLRVARELHDEIGQTLTAVTLKAERAAGGGTADPHEFHRIADDIRASLDDVRRIARELRPEALDDLGLVNALITLCARVGEQGELRVQRRFAGGLPSLGPEAELVVYRVAQESLTNVVRHAKAASATVSLGLEGEDVVLRVRDDGRGLPDELPKGTAGIGGMRERALLVGGALAISSEPGRGTEVVLEVPAAAGEGA; from the coding sequence GTGCCCGCGGCTTCACGCCAGGGTGGGGTCTCCCTGCTCTGGCGCCTGTTCGCCGCCAACGGCGCCGTGCTCGCCCTGGCCGTGCTCCTGCTGGCCATCACCCCGATCACGATCACCGCCCCGGTCGCCACGCTCGAGCAGGTGTCGATCCTGCTGGTGGGGCTTGCCGTCATGCTCGCGATCGACCTCGTCCTGCTGCGGCGCGTGCTCTCTCCCCTGCACCGCCTCACCGCGCTGATGCGGGCGGTGGACCCGGACCGGCCAGGCCGCAGGCTCGACGACGTCGCCCTGCGCGAGGCCGAGGTGGCGGAGCTCGCCGGGGCCTTCAACGAGATGCTCGACCGCCTCGAGGCGGAACGGCGCGAGAGCGCGCGCGTGGTTCTGGCCGCCCAGGAGCGGGAACGCCTGCGGGTGGCGCGTGAGCTGCATGACGAGATCGGCCAGACCCTGACGGCGGTGACGCTCAAGGCCGAGCGCGCCGCCGGCGGCGGGACGGCGGACCCCCACGAGTTTCACCGCATCGCGGACGACATCCGGGCGAGCCTTGACGACGTGCGCCGGATCGCGCGCGAGCTGCGCCCCGAGGCGCTCGACGACCTCGGGCTGGTGAACGCCCTGATCACCCTCTGCGCACGGGTGGGCGAGCAGGGAGAGCTGCGCGTGCAGCGGCGCTTCGCAGGCGGCCTGCCCTCGCTCGGCCCCGAGGCCGAGCTGGTGGTGTACCGCGTGGCCCAGGAGAGCCTCACCAACGTGGTACGGCATGCGAAGGCCGCAAGCGCGACCGTTTCCCTGGGGCTGGAGGGAGAGGACGTCGTCCTGCGCGTGCGCGACGACGGTCGCGGGCTTCCGGACGAGCTGCCAAAGGGCACGGCCGGCATCGGCGGCATGCGGGAGCGGGCCCTGCTCGTGGGCGGGGCGCTGGCCATCTCATCCGAGCCCGGGAGGGGCACCGAGGTCGTGCTCGAGGTCCCGGCGGCGGCGGGGGAAGGCGCGTGA
- a CDS encoding DNA-3-methyladenine glycosylase I, whose translation MQDLTPLVDGRCWWASSTPDYFAYHDEEWGRPVRSDDRLYERLTLEAFQSGLSWLTILRKRESFRAAFAGFEIERVARFGEADVARLMANAGIVRNRRKVDAAIHNARAAAGLPEGLGALVWSFAPEPRPAPQRPEDIPSITPESTALAKELKRRGFVFVGPTTAYALMQACGLVNDHLAACRAREGAGPPAP comes from the coding sequence TTGCAAGACCTGACCCCCTTGGTGGACGGGCGCTGCTGGTGGGCGTCCTCCACGCCCGACTACTTCGCCTACCACGACGAGGAGTGGGGCCGGCCCGTGCGCAGCGACGACAGGCTCTACGAGCGCCTGACGCTGGAGGCGTTCCAAAGCGGGCTGTCGTGGCTCACGATCCTGCGCAAGCGCGAGAGCTTCCGGGCGGCGTTCGCCGGCTTCGAGATCGAGCGCGTGGCGCGCTTCGGGGAGGCCGACGTCGCGCGGCTGATGGCGAACGCCGGCATCGTGCGCAACCGCCGCAAGGTCGACGCGGCCATCCACAACGCGCGCGCCGCGGCCGGCCTTCCCGAGGGGCTGGGCGCGCTGGTCTGGTCGTTCGCACCGGAGCCGCGGCCCGCGCCGCAGCGTCCGGAGGACATCCCCTCCATCACCCCGGAGTCCACGGCCCTCGCCAAGGAGCTCAAGCGGCGCGGCTTCGTGTTCGTCGGTCCCACCACGGCGTACGCGCTCATGCAGGCATGCGGCCTGGTGAACGACCACCTGGCGGCGTGCCGGGCGCGCGAGGGCGCCGGCCCGCCTGCCCCCTGA
- a CDS encoding GreA/GreB family elongation factor → MDSTNPGNGGAHASALLMTPAGAYELRAELERLRDAGRDEISQRLREANDFGADSNNDDHGAVRDDQAILEARIASLEDVLARAVVVDPATGGDMAMVGSRVTVEDLGSGKVSSYRIGGAHEAIDRDFVSAASPMGRALMGAATGAVVTVELPSRRSLRMRVVEIVPPSTPMSATG, encoded by the coding sequence ATGGACTCCACGAACCCAGGAAACGGCGGGGCGCACGCCTCGGCCCTGCTCATGACCCCCGCCGGCGCCTACGAGCTGCGGGCCGAGCTCGAGCGGCTGCGGGACGCCGGCCGTGACGAGATCTCCCAGCGGCTGCGCGAGGCCAACGACTTCGGCGCTGACTCCAACAACGACGACCACGGGGCCGTCCGCGACGACCAGGCCATCCTGGAAGCCCGGATCGCGTCACTCGAGGACGTCCTCGCGCGCGCGGTGGTCGTCGATCCCGCGACCGGCGGCGACATGGCGATGGTCGGCTCCAGGGTGACTGTCGAGGACCTGGGCTCCGGCAAGGTCAGCTCCTACCGGATCGGCGGGGCGCACGAGGCCATCGACCGCGACTTCGTGTCCGCGGCCTCCCCAATGGGAAGGGCGCTGATGGGCGCCGCCACCGGCGCGGTGGTCACGGTCGAGCTGCCCAGCCGCCGCTCGCTGAGGATGAGGGTGGTCGAGATCGTGCCTCCGAGCACGCCGATGAGCGCCACCGGCTGA
- a CDS encoding COX15/CtaA family protein — protein MSAPSPAFRRLALATVALTFVLIVIGGIVRVSDSGLGCGPAGSGFHGWPFCNGDVVPGLDLNSVIEYTHRVVAGIVGLMMFALAWMAWRRFPEHRGILRAAVAAGVLVVLQGLLGAVVVEENLEEELVAAHLGLAMLLLALVMYIWRASRPDVIGAEPPATSRGFRRLAVVAPIAILLTIVAGGYMAGTQNYGRADYQLGDGAHHACGKEFPTCNGGFLPFGEARLVDIHLTHRVFMYIASALVLWLVVAALRRRPGRSVTQLAWVTLGLLVTQVLVGALNVWLDEYEVLIVTHLALGTLLWASLVGLALNLFRVPEPARRTEAVAA, from the coding sequence ATGTCCGCCCCCTCGCCCGCCTTCCGGCGGCTCGCGCTCGCGACCGTCGCCCTCACCTTCGTCCTGATCGTCATCGGCGGCATCGTGCGCGTGTCGGACTCCGGGCTGGGCTGCGGCCCGGCGGGCAGCGGCTTCCACGGCTGGCCGTTCTGCAACGGCGATGTGGTCCCGGGTCTCGACCTCAACTCGGTCATCGAGTACACCCACCGCGTGGTGGCCGGCATCGTCGGGCTGATGATGTTCGCGCTCGCCTGGATGGCGTGGCGGCGCTTTCCCGAGCACCGCGGCATCCTTCGCGCGGCCGTGGCGGCCGGCGTGCTCGTGGTCCTGCAGGGGCTGCTCGGCGCGGTCGTGGTGGAGGAGAACCTGGAGGAGGAGCTGGTGGCCGCCCACCTCGGCTTGGCCATGCTGCTGCTCGCGCTGGTCATGTACATCTGGCGCGCGTCGCGGCCCGACGTCATCGGCGCGGAGCCGCCCGCCACCAGCCGGGGCTTCCGGCGCCTGGCGGTGGTGGCCCCGATCGCGATCCTCCTCACCATCGTCGCGGGCGGCTACATGGCGGGCACGCAGAACTACGGCCGGGCCGACTACCAGCTCGGCGACGGCGCCCACCACGCCTGCGGCAAGGAGTTCCCCACCTGCAACGGTGGGTTCCTGCCCTTCGGCGAGGCGCGCCTGGTGGACATCCACCTCACCCACCGCGTGTTCATGTACATCGCGTCGGCGCTGGTTCTCTGGCTCGTGGTGGCGGCGCTGCGGCGGCGGCCCGGGCGCTCGGTCACCCAGCTCGCATGGGTCACGCTGGGGCTGCTGGTCACGCAGGTGCTCGTGGGCGCGCTCAACGTGTGGCTTGACGAGTACGAGGTGCTCATCGTCACCCACCTCGCCCTCGGCACGCTGCTGTGGGCCTCGCTCGTCGGGCTGGCGCTCAACCTCTTCCGCGTGCCCGAGCCCGCCCGGCGGACCGAGGCGGTGGCGGCATGA
- the gdhA gene encoding NADP-specific glutamate dehydrogenase yields the protein MTARLDEKLEQVYEVVLRRSPAEPEFHQAVREVLESVGPVVAKHPEYAEAKLLERICEPERQVIFRVPWTDDRGEVHVNRGFRVEFNSALGPYKGGLRFHPTVNLGIVKFLGFEQVFKNSLTGMPIGGAKGGADFEPKGRSDGEAMRFCQSFMTELHRHLGEHTDVPAGDIGVGQREIGYLFGQYKRIANRYESGVLTGKGIEWGGARVRREATGYGCAYFVQEMLAARDTSFDGADVAVSGAGNVAIYAIEKVQQLGGRVIACSDSSGYVHDEQGIDLELLKEAKEVERERISEYARRRGSPARFVPGRSVWEVPCRVALPCATQNELTGRDAEALVAGGVVAVGEGANMPCTPEAVRAFRDAGVAFGPGKAVNAGGVATSALEMQQNASRDSWTFEHTEERLHDIVCEIHSACAEAAADYGMPGDYVAGANIAGFVRVAEAMLALGLI from the coding sequence GTGACGGCGCGCCTCGACGAGAAGCTCGAGCAGGTCTACGAGGTGGTGCTGCGGCGCAGCCCGGCCGAGCCCGAGTTCCACCAGGCCGTGCGCGAGGTGCTCGAGAGCGTCGGCCCGGTGGTGGCCAAGCATCCCGAGTACGCCGAGGCCAAGCTGCTCGAGCGCATCTGCGAGCCGGAGCGGCAGGTGATCTTCCGCGTGCCGTGGACCGACGACCGCGGCGAGGTGCACGTGAACCGCGGCTTCCGCGTGGAGTTCAACAGCGCGCTGGGCCCCTACAAGGGCGGCCTGCGCTTCCACCCCACCGTGAACCTCGGGATCGTCAAGTTCCTCGGGTTCGAGCAGGTGTTCAAGAACAGCCTCACCGGAATGCCGATCGGCGGCGCCAAGGGCGGCGCGGACTTCGAGCCCAAGGGCCGCTCCGATGGCGAGGCCATGCGCTTCTGCCAGTCGTTCATGACAGAGCTCCACCGCCACCTGGGAGAGCACACCGACGTGCCCGCCGGCGACATCGGCGTTGGGCAGCGCGAGATCGGCTACCTCTTCGGCCAGTACAAGCGCATCGCCAACCGCTACGAATCCGGCGTGCTCACGGGCAAGGGCATCGAATGGGGCGGCGCCAGGGTGCGCCGGGAGGCCACCGGCTACGGCTGCGCCTACTTCGTGCAGGAGATGCTGGCGGCTCGGGACACGTCCTTCGACGGCGCCGACGTCGCGGTGTCGGGCGCGGGCAACGTGGCCATCTACGCCATCGAGAAGGTGCAGCAGCTCGGCGGCCGGGTGATCGCCTGCTCGGACTCGTCCGGTTACGTGCACGACGAACAGGGCATCGACCTCGAGCTCCTGAAGGAGGCCAAGGAGGTCGAGCGCGAGCGCATCTCGGAGTACGCCCGGCGGCGCGGCAGCCCTGCGCGGTTCGTGCCGGGTCGCAGCGTCTGGGAGGTGCCCTGCCGGGTGGCGCTGCCGTGCGCGACCCAGAACGAGCTCACCGGGCGCGACGCCGAAGCGCTCGTGGCGGGCGGCGTGGTGGCCGTGGGCGAGGGAGCGAACATGCCCTGCACGCCCGAGGCCGTGCGGGCGTTTCGCGACGCCGGCGTGGCCTTCGGCCCGGGCAAGGCCGTGAATGCCGGCGGCGTGGCCACCAGCGCGCTCGAGATGCAGCAGAACGCGTCCCGCGACTCGTGGACGTTCGAGCACACCGAGGAGCGGCTGCACGACATCGTGTGCGAGATCCACAGCGCCTGCGCGGAGGCCGCCGCGGACTACGGGATGCCGGGCGACTACGTGGCCGGCGCCAACATCGCGGGCTTCGTCCGAGTGGCCGAGGCGATGCTCGCCCTCGGCCTCATCTGA
- a CDS encoding heme o synthase, with product MMQAVALASGSVRQVARDYFEMTKPRVQSLLLFTTVTTMLVAGDPSAGLVALTCLGGALSAGGAGAVNHWYDRDLDRLMTRTADRPVASGRVAPGAALAYGIGLAAASFVLMALTINLLAASLSLSGFLGYVFVYTIWLKRSTPQNIVIGGAAGAVPPLVAWAAVTGSLSGTALYLFAIVFFWTPPHFWALSLLMKDEYAKAGVPMLPVVRGEGETRRQILLYSILLYAVTQLPFCAGAFGLTYLACSVALGGVFIAGAVRLQRRPDRRAALRLYLYSLAYLALLFGAMVADVRL from the coding sequence ATGATGCAGGCCGTCGCACTCGCCAGCGGGTCCGTGCGCCAGGTGGCGCGTGACTACTTCGAGATGACCAAGCCGCGGGTGCAGAGCCTGCTGCTCTTCACCACCGTCACCACCATGCTCGTGGCGGGCGACCCGTCCGCGGGGCTCGTGGCCCTCACCTGCCTGGGCGGCGCGCTGTCGGCCGGCGGCGCCGGGGCCGTGAACCATTGGTATGACCGCGACCTGGACCGCCTCATGACCCGCACCGCGGACCGCCCGGTGGCGTCGGGCCGTGTCGCGCCGGGGGCCGCGCTCGCCTACGGCATCGGCCTTGCGGCGGCGTCGTTCGTGCTGATGGCCCTCACCATCAACCTGCTGGCGGCATCGCTGTCGCTCTCGGGCTTCCTGGGCTACGTGTTCGTGTACACGATCTGGCTCAAGCGCTCCACGCCGCAGAACATCGTCATCGGCGGCGCCGCGGGCGCCGTCCCGCCGCTCGTCGCGTGGGCGGCGGTCACCGGCTCGCTGTCGGGCACCGCGCTCTACCTGTTCGCCATCGTCTTCTTCTGGACGCCGCCGCACTTCTGGGCGCTGTCGCTGCTGATGAAGGACGAGTACGCGAAGGCCGGCGTGCCCATGCTGCCGGTGGTGCGCGGCGAGGGCGAGACGCGCCGCCAGATCCTGCTCTACTCGATCCTGCTCTACGCGGTCACGCAGCTGCCCTTCTGCGCCGGCGCGTTCGGCCTCACCTACCTGGCCTGCTCGGTGGCGCTCGGCGGCGTGTTCATCGCCGGCGCGGTGCGGCTGCAGCGGCGGCCGGACCGGCGCGCGGCGCTGCGCCTCTACCTGTACTCGCTCGCCTACCTCGCCCTCCTGTTCGGGGCGATGGTGGCGGACGTCCGGCTCTGA